In the Drosophila takahashii strain IR98-3 E-12201 chromosome 3R, DtakHiC1v2, whole genome shotgun sequence genome, one interval contains:
- the eIF3d2 gene encoding eukaryotic translation initiation factor 3 subunit D-2, with product MSNYAPFIKPYVQYNEHGWGPCEVPDLDVPYQPFCKSDRLGKICDWTVSLPEKKFPNKYASSFGNNSQYAYFHEDDDSTFHLVDNTGSKGFRPHQRGRYRPNIRNNVRVRGRTGRGSALVGMAGGPSAGGGMSNSTKYGKSGRDTRRNVGRRFARNAPTRLRESSVMVRSNWVSIEEIDFPRLLKLALPNIKEGQDIATCGSLEYYDKLYDRVNLRNERPLLKMDRVVHTVTTTDDPVIRRLAKTMGNVFATDEILATIMCCTRSNYSWDVVIEKLGTKVFLDKRDNTQFDLLTVNETSLEPPMDEEGSINSAHSLAMEATLINHNFSQQVLRIGDQEPRFKFEEPNPFEESGVDLASMGYRYRQWDLGNDLVLIARCKHNGVIQGPNGELQFLSIRALNEWDSKVTNSVEWRQKLDTQRGAVLASELRNNACKLARWTVEAVLAGSDQLKLGYVSRVNPRDHLRHVILGTQQFKPQEFATQINLNMDNAWGILRCLIDIVMKQPDGKYLIMKDPNKPMVRLYDIPENAFDSDGDEDEDSSEPFANSIDN from the exons ATGTCCAACTACGCGCCGTTCATCAAGCCCTATGTGCAGTACAACGAACACGGCTGGGGTCCTTGTGAGGTGCCCGATCTGGATGTGCCCTACCAGCCGTTCTGCAAGAGTGATCGCCTGGGCAAGATCTGCGACTGGACGGTGTCGCTGCCGGAGAAAAAGTTCCCCAATAAGTACGCCTCGTCCTTTGGCAACAACAGCCAGTATGCGTACTTCCACGAGGACGACGATTCCACCTTCCATTTGGTGGATAACACCGGATCCAAGGGCTTTAGGCCCCATCAGCGGGGTCGCTACCGTCCCAATATTCGCAACAACGTTAGGGTCAGGGGTCGCACTGGGCGGGGCAGCGCCCTAGTGGGCATGGCCGGTGGACCCTCGGCTGGGGGCGGGATGAGCAACAGCACCAAGTATGGAAAGTCGGGACGCGATACGCGCCGAAATGTGGGTCGTCGATTCGCCCGCAATGCGCCCACCAGACTTCGCGAGAGCTCCGTTATGGTCCGCTCCAATTGGGTATCCATCGAGGAGATTGACTTTCCACGCCTCCTCAAGCTCGCCCTTCCCAATATCAAGGAGGGCCAGGACATCGCCACCTGCGGCTCCCTGGAATACTATGACAAGCTCTACGATCGGGTTAATCTGCGCAATGAGAGACCCCTACTTAAGATGGATCGCGTTGTGCACACGGTGACGACCACCGATGACCCGGTCATCCGTCGTCTGGCCAAAACCATGGGCAATGTCTTTGCCACCGACGAGATCCTGGCCACCATCATGTGCTGCACTCGATCCAACTACTCCTGGGATGTGGTCATCGAGAAGTTGGGCACCAAAGTTTTCTTGGACAAAAGGGATAACACTCAGTTCGATTTGCTGACCGTCAACGAGACTTCGCTGGAGCCGCCAATGGATGAGGAGGGCTCCATCAACTCGGCCCACAGCTTGGCCATGGAGGCCACGCTCATCAACCACAACTTCAGTCAGCAG GTACTTCGCATTGGCGACCAGGAGCCGCGCTTCAAGTTCGAGGAGCCCAATCCCTTCGAGGAGTCCGGCGTGGACCTGGCCTCCATGGGCTACCGCTACCGTCAGTGGGATCTGGGCAACGACCTAGTGCTGATTGCCCGCTGCAAGCACAACGGCGTGATCCAGGGCCCCAACGGGGAGCTGCAGTTCCTCTCGATCAGGGCGCTCAACGAGTGGGACTCCAAGGTGACCAATAGTGTGGAGTGGCGCCAGAAGCTGGACACCCAGCGCGGTGCTGTCTTGGCCTCGGAGCTACGCAACAACGCCTGTAAGCTGGCTCGCTGGACCGTGGAGGCTGTGCTGGCTGGCTCCGATCAGCTCAAACTGGGCTATGTGTCCCGGGTGAATCCGCGTGATCACCTCCGCCACGTGATCCTGGGCACTCAGCAATTCAAGCCGCAGGAATTCGCCACACAAATCAACCTGAACATGGACAACGCCTGGGGCATACTGCGCTGCCTCATCGACATTGTGATGAAGCAGCCAGATGGTAAGTATCTGATCATGAAGGATCCCAACAAGCCAATGGTACGGCTGTACGATATTCCGGAAAACGCGTTCGACTCCGACGGCGACGAGGATGAGGACTCCAGCGAGCCCTTTGCCAACTCCATCGACAACTAA